The nucleotide sequence CCGTGCTCCGCTCCGCCCCCCCGTCCCTTCGGGGTGGGGCAGTTTTCACCGCGTGGCAGGAGTTTGAATCGCTCTCGCGCGTGCCGCGCTAACGATTTCCCCTCGCCTCAGCGCGGCCGTTGGCCCGGCCTTTCCCTCGGGCACGGCGAGGTCACGGTGCCCTTTTGGGCGGTCCTGTTTCTGAACCGGGGCGAGCCGTGTGGTGAGTACCTGGCAGAGGGGTGGCCGGGCTGGCGTTTGCGGCGGCCTCTCGACATCCAGGCCGGCAGGGACCTCTGTTCCCGCGCGGCGCGAGGGGGCGGTGGCTCGCCGGCCGCgagtccctcccctgctgccgGCTAAGCCGGGAGCGCCCGCGCGCGGTAGCCGCGTCGCTCGCTGCCGGAGTGGGGGGCAGGCCGTACTCAGCGTCGCTGCCTTCGGGCCTGGCGCGGTTATGACTcccaccctcctgccctgccAGGCCTGCCCCGTCGGCTGAGCTGCCAGTGCCTGTGGTGGCGGCCGCTGCGGCTGTTGTCGGGGGTGGGCTGCTTGGCTGAGTGAAAGGGGCCTTCAGACTGACTAATAGGAGTGGGTTTGTCGCTTGTTTTTTAGGAGGGTCATGAAGTCCTGAAGGATTTTATAATCCCGGATTTTTTAAAGTGTCTCTTTGcttgtttcagagtaagagctgtgttagtctgtattcgcaaaaagaaaaggagtacttgtgggaccttagagactaaccaatttatttgagcataagctttcgtgagctacagctcacttcatcggatgtctactgtggaaaatacagaagacgtttgtttttatacacacaaatcatgaaaaaatgggtgtttatcactacaaaaggttttctctcaccccaccccactctcctgctggtaatagcttatctaaagtgatcactctccttacaatgtgtatgataatcaaggtaggccatttccagcacagatccaggttttctcccccacaccctccccccctcccccaaacaaacccactctcctgttggtaatagcttatctaaagtgatcactgtccttacaattGGCAGGAGAAtgaggtggagggagagagaacctCTCTAAGTGGTCCCAgtgtcactagatgggacagaacaccacaacCAGGAGGCCTGTGGGTTATATGTgcacctaccccccccccccgccacacaatTGACAGCTCTTGTTATTCTTAATCATTCAAAGTGGCTTTACTGAAATCTTCTTCCCTGTTCCCAAACAGGAAATAATTGATGAACATTGGAGtattaagagaaaaataaaaaggttttaaaGGACACATTTCTAGGGGCTGAAGGAAAAATCTTAAGTAATACTTTGAAGTAAAAGGTAACtgacttttttgtattttatcaCATTATATAATATTGGTAGATTTTACACTTTATCGGATATCTGTTCTTAAAtaccatgttttaaaatgttgctgtAATTCTAGGATATCTAGTTGTAGGTCTGGATTGTAGGGAAagcttttaatttaaatcaagCAGTTTTGCATAAAAGTGCACTACTTTCTTAGGCTgtaatcctgcaaatatttacttgCTTAACTTGACTAACactgagtagtcccactaaaatcagtgggactactcacagtagtGAAGTTAAGCAAGTGTTGGGACTTCACTTGGCATCAAAATTgcaaagcaactgaaaatatttttgttaaatggtTATATTTAGAAAGCAATTATAATTCAGGGATGGCTAATTCAGTTTTGTAAATGTGGGAGAATTGATATACACTGTGCAAATCCTATTAGCATGGTATTTCCTTATTTGTGATCTGACACTTgcttttttctgtgcagtgcCTTTCTTGTTAAAATCACTGTATACGTATTTTAAAcaacttcttttttttatttaccatTGGGCTAGCAGACAGACTCCAGATTTTCCTTGtgtttggatatttttttaagGCTGCTTGTAGATCTTTATATTCATAGCAAAAGTGTTGCTTATAATCATGAACAGTGGAAATCAATTTGTGGAAACTCTGAAGAAAGTTGGTTATCCAAAAGCTGCTCAACTTAATGGAGAAGACTTTGACTGGTTGTTTGAAACTGTGGAAGATAAATCATTTTTGGTATGGTTTTGTGGAAATGTGAATGAGCAGCATGTGTTAGCTGAAAAAGAACTGCAAGCTTTTGATGCTCTTCTTAAATCTGGCAAGCCTATTTTAGAAGAAGAGGCTTTGGATGAAGTTCTTAAAACCTGCAAAACCTTTGATTCAAAATCAAGTAGCATGGAAGAAGGAGAACTTCAGAAGCTAGAGGAAGAGTTTCAAGCTCTTCAGAAAATTAAAAACCTAAACATTCATCGTCGTAATAAGCTTCAAATGATGGCCTCAACAAACAGCCATATGTCACTGAAGTTAAATGATAAAGCAGAAGAAGCAGCTAAAATTCTGAAAGAGGGACAAGGAATTTTCAATGCTGTAAATACTAAGATAAATAATGAACTTCACTCTCTTACTGAAGGAGTTAAGAAGTTGACCTTTTTCTTCACCTTTTCTGACTCAGAACAAGGGTTAGGTCCTCATCCAGTATTTTTATCCCAACTTGCCTTGGATAAATATTTATGTCAGGAAGAGAAAAGCACTGCAGCACTTACTTCATAtacaaaaaaacaattttttcaagGTATATCAGAATTGGTTGAAAGCTCAAATGAAGAAAATTTCCAACTTGTAGATATAAGCAAACCATTAATTTGTGATGAGAACAATGAAGTCTGCAAGGAGAGACTTGAGATGGCTAGGCTGCAGATGGCATATATTTGTGCTCAACATCAGCTGATTCAACTGAAAGCTAAAGATATAAGCATAAACTCAGCTGTACAATGGGCAGAGAATAATCTTCAATCCTTAAAGAACAAGGTAAGCTGTTAAAGAGAATTATGTAATCTAGTGGAAGTCTAAACAAAACCTAGACTTGTTCTGGATTTAACAAAAGAATAACTGACGATTACTCTTTAACTTGAATTGTATTCCTTTAGtagtaaaaacaaattttaattgtTATGAAATAGCACCAGATTCTGGTGCATTTAGCAAAATATAATTTCTTAGGTATCAAATGGTAGTAGTACCACATTTGCTAGCTTTCTATAAATGTAGTAAttctagaaatatttttaaatagctggTTGGTCCTTTGATTATGTACAGTTGATTTCATTTGATCGATACTATATGACAGAATGGAGAGCCTACTGCATGTATATAATATATGAATACAAGTAGAGGTTGAGTTTAAAATTTTTTGTTGCATGTTGGGCAAAAATTAAAATAGGAAACATTTTCCTGCCCCTTTTTCTTGTTTAGCATAACTTTTTAATACCTGCCACACCCCATCTATCTTTTGTGTGAAgaatttttaaagttacaaattaCTGTTTTGAATCTGGCTAATCACAAATAGGATTCTGTTTGACTAAAAAGATTTTATCTTCCTTTATTTATCAGACCATTCAGGattttctgtttactttttggAATGGTAGTTCTAGATGTCCCTTGACTTTCACAGAGGAGCCATCATTCCTTGAGAGAAAGAAGTCTGGTGGCTGGGAAAGTGGGGGGAAACAAGGATCAGATGTGTCTGCAAAAGTTTGGCTGacagaaggaaacattttgtttgggaGGTTTGGCATGGGGAGCTAATTTGTAAGGCAGGAGTGTGTGCAAGGGAGCTGGTTTGGCCTGAGGGAATCAGATTGGAGGCCATGCTACACTACTAATGGAAAACACTACATATACAGAACCAAGAGGAAAGGATGGGTTGGATAAGACTGGTATctcaaaaaattttcaaaataaaactccAGTCATTTTGGAATCACCTTATGAAAGTGTGGTGGTGATTTCCCTCCCCACCATACAACTTTAAAACCTTGGTTATTTATCTGGTACCGTAAGAATTGTTTGCAAATGGCATAATGGTtcaggctacattttagtcacgggtatttttagtaaaagtcatggacaggtcatgggcagaaAACAAAAGTTCACAGGAACcttagtcaatgggagctgtggggccatgcctggctgccGGCacaggcagcatgtggagctacaggagctgagggagaggagccCCCACCCAGTTAAGCAGCAGctccaagccctgagccccctcgcaCTCAAACTCCTGCTactggagttggggggtgggacagagactgccccagcagcagtcaGTGCGACTGACCCCGGGGCTGactgagctgctcaggcagctcctgggccagccaGACGGTGCTGCTGCAGACGTCTTGGAGATCCTGGAAAGTTgcagaatctgtgacctctgtgacaaacacggagccttaATAATGATTGATGAGTAGGACTGTGGTTCTGGTAAGAGAGACTGCAAAACATGTTTGTAAAAAGTTTTGTTGTCTTGGATAAGAACATGTCTGCCAGTTCCTACTCCTttcctcagcagcacagagacagCTAGCATTGTTGTGAACGAGGTCATCAGGCACTACCTTCGGTGGTTGTGATTTTCATTGTCCTGAAAAACTTAGGTATTAAAGAACAGTGTTTAACGCATATACATTGTGATTCACTTTTAATTGTATTTACTTCTCAGACATAAAAAGGCTCACATTGTCTAAGATGAAAAGCTGCCAATTCTAAGTAAAATACAAACACAATAACTGAGCTGACAAATGACCATTTTTTTTTATCTAGCCTTAGAGACTGATATGCTAATGTTTTAGCTTCAGCACCTAGTTTATTATGAAACATTTAGAAAACCAGTCTGAAAATGTGATTAAATACGCTGCATGGTGTGCTGTCTGGACATCAGAGCAGGTATTAATTGACAAAACTCTGAACTCAACTGTTCTGTCTTCTGATTTTACTTCCATAATTTTCTACCACTTTGATTCAACAAATGGTGGCAGATTTAGGGTAGAAATCTGGATCTTCAGTTTTATGCAGTTTATGGTGTAGGATTATGTTGCAGCCTATTCGTGTTACAGAAGTCATAGGGTTTTGAACCTGAATTTGGAATCAGTCGTGTTAGCTAAATAATGGACAAGTTCCATAATTTCTTTGAATTATTTTTGATTCCAGTCTTGCTTGTTCCAAGTTTTTTTGTAATTATTAGATTATGCCAGATTTCCATGTGACCGTAGAGTCATCAGCCTGTAATCTTTCTATGTAGTCTGATCCACTTGATTTTGGAAGTTTAGTCTCTTTAGAGTTTCTTGTTGTGTAAAACATGAGCTATTGTTTTGATCAGTCCTTCTTGTGCTTACTGAAAACAGCGTACTTTAAGATAGTTGTACGCAAATATAAAGACAAAGGTTTTCTTGACTGTTCCATCTAGTGTTACTGGGAAATAGAGGATCCAGTCCCCATACAACCAGCTGTGAGGCTGATGGTGGTTGCAGAAGAATTTCTGAATTTCCAGAACGTATTTTTGGCACCTCAGGTGTATTTTCAAAAGCTCAGACACTGCATCTCTTGAGATTAAATCATCATTATTTGTTTTATAATAGGATTggggcactgtacagacaaataAGACATTTATTGTTCAGAGAGTTAGAATCTACATGTCACGTTACTACAAGACACACAAACTGGTTGGGGGCAAGTATAGATGGTGAGAGCCATAACATTAAAATTTAGCTGAAAAGAGAATCTCAAATCACCCACCATTTGCCCAGTCAATGCCAGAGAGAAGTGACTTGTAGCCATCACATTAATTCATGTACAGTATTTCTATTTATGGATGAGTAACTGAGAtgaacctgataagtcttcatgAAAAAGACACAGCTTCTGCTATCAGGAGTGTTGTGAACCCATTGTAAACTAGCTTCCATCAGCTGAGCATGTTAGTTGTCGTATTTGTACCTGAAGGATTTTCACTATGCaaaatttaatatatattttgttcAGCACACCTTTCTCATTAACTGCCAGCAGCAAATGGTTTAAATTATAACACTTTAATGTTCTAAGCTGGAATCCATTAGTAGGTATTGAAATATTCATATTTGAATCTATTTTTTATCTCTGTAATAAAATATCTGATTACTTTCCACAGTCCTATGGAAATATTTCTTTGGGTCTTTCCTTAATCTTACATCTCCTCAGCTATTTTCCATTTGACTTGTTAATTGTATGATCCTTAATATGGAGTTAAAACTAAATTCTTTAGGGAAAATGGGAAATGCATGGAACATGAATAAAAATGTTAGTCGTCTTTGAATACATTCTTACAAGTACTTTTGCTTTTTGTAGACTTTTGGAAAAGAAGAACACCTTGAGGCTAGAATCTGTAGTTTAAAcagtgaaatttcaaaaataaaaaaacagctaactcaaataaataatgaaatactgCCTTCCCTGGTGAAGGAGAATGCACAGCTATTGAACATGCCTGTGGTGAAAGGAGATTTTGATTTGCAGATTGCTAGACAGGACTACTATACATCAAGACAAGATCAAGTATGCAATCAGTTGCTAAAACAGAAAGCATCATTTGAACTTCTTCAGCTAGCTTATGAAATTGAATTGAGGAAACATCGGGATATCCATCGTCAACTCGAAAACATAATACAAGATCTGAAACAGAGCAGCAAGGCCCTAGAACAGAGACTGGAGATGATGTCTGACCCACTTATATCTCAGCATGCAGTACCAAGGAACACTGTTGATTCAAGGGATGATGTCTCTCATAGGTAAATGTTGTACAGTGGTTGTCAAACTTTTATATGAAATATTATGTGGGAGCTAGTAGATCTCAGTGTAAGTTGCCTACCATTTGCCATTATAATCTTCTTGCAATCTCTTACTGAGACACTCTAACTGCAAGAGGCCTTTAAAATTCCTACCAGGGACAAATCCCTGTGGCTAGAGACTTGCTTTTACTTGTCCTGTGAAATTCTGTTTGGATTTGGCTGAAATAGTTCAAATTGCCATTTCCCTGCTTTCCATGGTATTGCTCCGGAATACTTTAGCAGCATGCCAGAATAACTGAGTGTGACTGTTCTAAGGCCAGGCCCATGCTACAGTTGGGGCAGCAGAACACACTGAACTGGGAATACCTAGTACCGGCTAGAGCAGGGTAAAGAGGGCGAGTACCAGGCTGGAATGAACTGCCCCTTGGATCAAGTATGAGGCTCCATCAGCCCAATCCCACCCCTTTAGTTTACCATCGGGGGCAGGATCCTTCCCATCTCTGAAGGGGGTACAGAGCTGGGTTTGgctccccccaaatacttccagGCCCAACATAGCCCCAGTGACCACCGCCCTACATTGGAATAATAGGATTCTCCTGCTTTTAGCTATCTAGTCCTGTAGCTCAAGTGGTCGGAATGTGGTGGGGTGCTGTAGGTTCaggattcaaaccctgctgatgagaCACATTGGGGGCTTTTGTTCCAATTGTATATTTATAGActtatttttaccttttaaaaaaaacctattaaaatacataacaaaataactatattaaaagaacactTTGGTTATGGTGAAGCTCTCAGAAGATAAGAGAAGTTGGATTTATGGTTCCCTGTACAATTTTAATTCTGCTCCCTTGGTAAAACTGCATGTATATTCATAACTTGAGTCTCATGGTATTTGGGTTTTACTTAAAGCCTCAACTTTTTGAATCCGAGTATTACATAAAAATctcacttttcatttaaaaacaacaatgaaGTCCTCATGGTTgtgcagaaaagcttgaaaacaagaATAGAGTGCaccttaaaggctcagaaaccaaaaggcaCATGAAAAGAacctttggtttaaaaattagACATATTTGTAAAACGCATATCTTATGATTTTGGGGGGCatgactcatgagttttgaatgtTTGCAGTTAGCAGTAACTATGATACTGtagaacagtgattctcaacctgaggcccagtcagcacagagctctggcccatgtgacatcctcagggccatacaagtaGTATTGGATGCGGTCCACAATAGTAAATAAGTTGAGAAccgctacagtagaacctcagagttacgaactcaCCAGTCAACCACATGTCTCATTTGGAActagaagtatgcaatcaggtagcagcagagatgaaaaactaaaaaaaaaaaaaaaaaaaaaaatgtttaacacagtactgagCTGTACTTgagttttttttaagtaatttgaCAGAGTAAgggaactgtttctgtgcttgcttcACTTAAATCAATGGTTCTCAGATTTTTCTACTCGTGACCCCTTTCAAACAGAAAGCTGCTGAGTCTGACACccccttaaatatataaaaacatttttatatgtttaacaccattataaatgctggatgcaaagcggggtttggggagAAGGCTGACAAGTTGTGACCCCCCAcgtgagaacccctgatttaagatgcttaaaagcagctttttttcttctgcatagtaaactttcaaagctgtattaagtcaatgttcacttgtaaacttttgaaagaacagctataacgttttgttcagagttagtcTTCGTTCCTGAGGTGCTCATAACTCTTAGGGTCTACTGTacaatctttaataacatgattACATACATTTTTTTCTCCCACCTAATGCTATAAGAATGCAACACAATATAGGAGACGTCATTATTTTCTGAGTAACTGCTGTCCCCTCAATGATACAGTCAATTAAAATATTAGCTTTGGACTAGTTCCCTCTTCATATTTAGTCATAAATGCCATGTTGAAAATTTAATGAAGATTAGTATGGATTCATGGCAGGTATGTCAAGGTCCAAAAGTAGATTGATTTACAGAGGTACTGAGAATCTCCCATTTCCACTGAAGTGAGTGTGAACTACAGTTGCACAGCACTCTTGGAAAATTAGGTCGTATTTTATTTGGTGTCAAAATAGGGACTGAGATTTAGGCACcccaatttgaaaatgtaggccctaATGTACAAAACTGGCTTTGTTTTGATTCAGATTAGCAGGTACAGCAGTATGAGTGGGTTGGGATGCTAGAGAAGTGCAAGGTAATTTTATTCTACAGATCTATAAACTACTAAGTGATAAAAGAATCTTTAATACTGTCAATTACATTCAATTTTTGATTGTATTGCTAAAATAGTAGAATTTATGGCAACATAGAGCAGTAACAGTGTACCAAATTCAGATGCATCAGTGTCCCAAAAGTAAAGAATACCATTTTAAATAGGTTAGCGGTTGAGTATGTAGAGTTCTACCATTTACAGGAAGGAACATGTGTTACAAATTCACAAGTACTCTATATTTTTAGGGATACTTAAAAATTACTGTCATTAGAGAATTATCTTAAAATTCACTCCTGTCAGAATC is from Chelonia mydas isolate rCheMyd1 chromosome 4, rCheMyd1.pri.v2, whole genome shotgun sequence and encodes:
- the HAUS3 gene encoding HAUS augmin-like complex subunit 3, which gives rise to MNSGNQFVETLKKVGYPKAAQLNGEDFDWLFETVEDKSFLVWFCGNVNEQHVLAEKELQAFDALLKSGKPILEEEALDEVLKTCKTFDSKSSSMEEGELQKLEEEFQALQKIKNLNIHRRNKLQMMASTNSHMSLKLNDKAEEAAKILKEGQGIFNAVNTKINNELHSLTEGVKKLTFFFTFSDSEQGLGPHPVFLSQLALDKYLCQEEKSTAALTSYTKKQFFQGISELVESSNEENFQLVDISKPLICDENNEVCKERLEMARLQMAYICAQHQLIQLKAKDISINSAVQWAENNLQSLKNKTFGKEEHLEARICSLNSEISKIKKQLTQINNEILPSLVKENAQLLNMPVVKGDFDLQIARQDYYTSRQDQVCNQLLKQKASFELLQLAYEIELRKHRDIHRQLENIIQDLKQSSKALEQRLEMMSDPLISQHAVPRNTVDSRDDVSHRLYQLLEGENPKQQLFRTHEGIQQMAQKLKQDITSVQDQLAVSSQEQFLFLSKLDSDLDALCDSLYWGGNQILLSNQELTEQLYQLEVNLNKLNQLIMDLLADVKAKRKVLETNTLHQMERKLYVYFFKDEDYLKAIVEKLEHQSQAQTIGLED